The Desulfonatronovibrio hydrogenovorans DSM 9292 genome includes a window with the following:
- a CDS encoding LysM peptidoglycan-binding domain-containing protein has protein sequence MERKNWINKLDELEGDKPAPPKQKKNMSFNFGSGQENMLKYVLAGAGVVMVILLISLIARGGRDSSPAGMDEVMTRLEGIERQMGRMEGQEEERQRIISQVVMSSQDLRTDLETQRENLDDLRQKIAELEKVRQQPAPRPAPAPAPAPARQDQPGAEDRIVHEVQPGDNLFRIGLQYNISVDRLRQLNNLSPNDSIYPGQKLVVGTKN, from the coding sequence ATGGAACGTAAAAACTGGATTAACAAGCTGGATGAGCTGGAAGGAGATAAGCCTGCTCCCCCCAAACAGAAAAAAAATATGTCCTTTAATTTTGGCTCTGGCCAGGAGAACATGCTTAAATATGTCCTGGCTGGAGCGGGAGTGGTCATGGTGATCCTGTTGATCTCCCTGATTGCCAGGGGAGGCAGGGATTCTTCGCCTGCCGGGATGGATGAAGTCATGACCAGGCTGGAAGGTATTGAAAGGCAGATGGGTCGGATGGAAGGACAGGAAGAGGAGCGGCAAAGAATTATTTCCCAGGTGGTCATGTCTTCTCAGGATTTGAGGACCGATCTTGAGACTCAACGAGAAAACCTTGATGATCTGAGACAGAAGATTGCTGAACTGGAAAAGGTCAGGCAGCAGCCTGCTCCAAGGCCTGCTCCAGCCCCTGCTCCAGCTCCGGCCAGACAGGATCAGCCTGGGGCAGAGGACAGGATCGTTCATGAGGTCCAGCCAGGGGACAATCTGTTTCGCATCGGCCTGCAGTACAATATCTCGGTTGACCGGCTCAGGCAGCTGAACAATCTTTCTCCCAACGACTCCATTTATCCGGGTCAGAAGCTTGTAGTGGGAACAAAGAATTAG